A single Actinomadura algeriensis DNA region contains:
- a CDS encoding SCO3242 family prenyltransferase has protein sequence MGLGDLVELVRGPAALTVPGDTLAGGAAGPGPAAASVCLYWAGMALNDYADRDLDAVERPERPIPSGRVTPGQALALAVGLTGAGLVLAARARVLRTALPLTAAIWAYDVKLKDTPLGPATMAAARGLDVLLAGRPGARRAAAAVAAHTYGVTLLSRGEVVGGSASRSAGALAATGVAAVLGASAPAAAPARTGRTLVRWGLTAGYAALVGRAQVRAALRGDAAATRAAVGESILGILPLQAALTAREGPLYRAAVPVALYAPGRWLSRRVSAT, from the coding sequence ATGGGCCTCGGGGATCTGGTGGAGCTCGTCCGGGGGCCGGCCGCCTTGACCGTTCCCGGCGACACGCTGGCGGGCGGCGCGGCCGGGCCCGGCCCCGCGGCGGCGTCCGTCTGCCTCTACTGGGCGGGGATGGCGCTGAACGACTACGCCGACCGTGACCTCGACGCCGTGGAACGGCCCGAACGCCCGATCCCGTCCGGCCGGGTGACGCCCGGGCAGGCGCTCGCCCTGGCCGTGGGGCTGACCGGGGCCGGGCTCGTGCTGGCCGCCCGCGCCCGCGTGCTCCGCACGGCGCTTCCGCTCACCGCCGCGATCTGGGCCTACGACGTCAAGCTCAAGGACACTCCGCTGGGCCCGGCGACGATGGCGGCGGCGCGGGGCCTGGACGTCCTGCTCGCGGGCCGCCCCGGCGCGCGCCGGGCGGCGGCCGCCGTCGCGGCCCACACCTACGGCGTCACCCTGTTGAGCCGGGGCGAGGTCGTCGGCGGGAGCGCGTCGCGGTCGGCGGGGGCGCTCGCCGCCACCGGGGTCGCGGCGGTGCTCGGCGCTTCCGCGCCGGCCGCGGCGCCGGCCCGGACGGGCCGCACGCTCGTCCGGTGGGGACTGACCGCCGGGTACGCGGCGCTGGTGGGACGGGCGCAGGTGCGGGCCGCCCTGCGCGGGGACGCGGCGGCGACACGGGCGGCGGTCGGGGAGAGCATCCTCGGTATCCTCCCCCTGCAGGCGGCGCTGACCGCTCGGGAGGGGCCCCTGTACAGGGCCGCGGTACCGGTCGCGTTGTACGCGCCGGGCCGGTGGCTGAGCCGCAGAGTGTCGGCCACCTGA
- a CDS encoding condensation domain-containing protein gives MTGGAAGTGGARTAAEKRELLRRLLARKERDGQVSPLSYAQRSLWFLHHVEPGNPAYNVPLAWRVRTALDRAAFDWALGRLVARHPMLRTTYHDHGGGTVQVERPPDFPGTAVRLDEVDATGMDDAAFAALLTAETLRPFDLGRGPLLRLTLYERGDGRPVLLLVAHHIAMDAWSIFVLLDELGVLYAARLRGERPSLPAATARYTEYVRREAELLAGPDGERLTGYWTARMAGAPPVLDLPADLPRPRTRRYRGDRCGIDLDAELSARLRTFAEASGTTLFVVLLAGFHALLSRYTGRTDVRVATPVAHREHAAFAQTVGYFADSVVLRADLSAEPSFRTLVGRVRDDVLAALDHQGLPFAALVEALNPPRDPGRPVLCEVGFGMQKSHRLRFRRLDDAGTGASLFGLASSGAALALDVGGIVLESYGVMHPVSRYDLDLQLHDDGGVISGALTYDSDLFERATAERLAGQLRTLLGAAVADPDLPVPLLPLVPADERRLLLSWGDG, from the coding sequence GTGACCGGCGGCGCCGCCGGGACGGGCGGAGCGCGCACCGCCGCCGAGAAACGGGAGCTGCTGCGCCGGCTGCTGGCCCGCAAGGAAAGGGACGGCCAGGTGTCCCCGCTGTCCTACGCCCAGCGGTCGCTGTGGTTCCTGCACCACGTGGAGCCCGGCAACCCGGCCTACAACGTGCCGCTGGCCTGGCGCGTCCGCACGGCCCTCGACCGCGCGGCGTTCGACTGGGCGCTCGGCCGGCTCGTCGCCCGGCACCCCATGCTCCGGACCACCTACCACGACCACGGCGGCGGCACCGTCCAGGTGGAGCGGCCGCCGGACTTCCCGGGGACGGCCGTGCGGCTCGACGAGGTCGACGCGACGGGCATGGACGACGCGGCCTTCGCCGCCCTCCTCACCGCCGAGACGCTCCGCCCGTTCGACCTCGGGCGCGGCCCGCTGCTGCGGCTGACGCTGTACGAACGCGGGGACGGCCGCCCGGTGCTGCTCCTGGTGGCGCACCACATCGCCATGGACGCCTGGTCGATCTTCGTGCTGCTGGACGAACTGGGCGTCCTGTACGCGGCGCGGCTGCGCGGCGAGCGGCCGAGCCTGCCCGCGGCGACGGCCCGCTACACCGAGTACGTCCGCCGCGAGGCGGAGCTGCTGGCGGGACCGGACGGCGAGCGGCTCACCGGCTACTGGACGGCCCGCATGGCCGGGGCGCCGCCCGTGCTCGACCTGCCGGCGGATCTGCCCCGCCCGCGCACCCGCCGCTACCGCGGCGACCGCTGCGGCATCGACCTCGACGCGGAGCTGTCGGCCCGGCTGCGCACGTTCGCCGAGGCGTCGGGCACCACGCTGTTCGTCGTCCTGCTGGCCGGCTTCCACGCGCTCCTGTCGCGCTACACGGGCCGGACCGACGTCCGTGTCGCCACTCCCGTGGCGCACCGCGAGCATGCCGCGTTCGCCCAGACGGTCGGGTACTTCGCCGACTCGGTGGTGCTGCGGGCGGACCTGTCGGCGGAGCCGTCGTTCCGGACGCTGGTCGGCCGGGTCCGCGACGACGTGCTCGCCGCGCTGGACCACCAGGGGCTGCCGTTCGCGGCCCTGGTCGAGGCGCTCAACCCGCCGCGCGACCCGGGACGGCCCGTCCTGTGCGAGGTCGGGTTCGGGATGCAGAAGTCGCACCGGCTCCGGTTCCGGCGGCTCGACGACGCCGGAACCGGCGCGTCGCTGTTCGGGCTCGCCTCGTCCGGTGCGGCGCTGGCCCTGGACGTCGGCGGCATCGTGCTGGAGTCGTACGGCGTGATGCACCCGGTGTCCCGCTACGACCTGGATCTGCAGCTCCACGACGACGGCGGCGTGATCTCCGGCGCGCTCACCTACGACAGCGACCTGTTCGAGCGGGCGACGGCCGAGCGGCTCGCCGGGCAGCTGCGGACGCTGCTCGGCGCGGCGGTCGCCGACCCGGATCTGCCGGTGCCGCTGCTCCCGCTCGTCCCGGCGGACGAGCGGCGGCTGCTGCTGAGCTGGGGGGACGGATGA
- a CDS encoding AfsR/SARP family transcriptional regulator, which yields MEFGVLGPVEARIGEASIAIDGAKMRTVLAALLLAGGRPLPDVRMGYLLWGDNPPTTPNAQIYTYVSRLRGRLSRGGLQILRQGQGYALKTGRWEVDCSTFETLVEQGVAALRKGDAACAADLLDRALALWRGPALCDVTRQLAMAESPGLEEARMAAQESHIDARLALGMHRYLVPELIRRVGKDPLRERPRAQLMIALYRCGRGADALEVYREGRQALAENLGVVPCEELQKLHQAVLVGDPDGVRSQSEIPMGAA from the coding sequence ATGGAATTCGGGGTGCTCGGTCCGGTAGAGGCGCGGATCGGTGAGGCGAGCATCGCCATCGACGGAGCGAAGATGCGGACCGTGCTGGCGGCACTGCTGCTGGCCGGCGGCCGCCCGCTGCCCGACGTACGCATGGGGTACCTGCTGTGGGGGGACAACCCGCCGACCACGCCCAACGCGCAGATCTACACCTACGTCTCCCGGCTGCGCGGGCGGCTGAGCCGGGGCGGGCTGCAGATCCTGCGGCAGGGGCAGGGGTACGCCCTCAAGACGGGCCGCTGGGAGGTCGACTGCTCGACGTTCGAGACGCTCGTCGAACAGGGGGTCGCGGCGCTTCGGAAAGGGGACGCGGCATGCGCCGCGGACCTGCTGGACAGGGCGCTCGCGCTGTGGCGCGGGCCGGCGCTGTGCGACGTCACCCGCCAGCTGGCCATGGCCGAGTCGCCGGGGCTGGAGGAGGCCAGGATGGCGGCGCAGGAGAGCCACATCGACGCCCGGCTCGCGCTCGGCATGCACCGCTACCTCGTCCCCGAGCTCATCCGCCGGGTGGGCAAGGACCCGCTGCGCGAGCGGCCCCGCGCGCAGCTCATGATCGCGCTGTACCGCTGCGGCCGGGGCGCCGACGCCCTGGAGGTCTACCGGGAGGGCCGCCAGGCCCTCGCCGAAAACCTCGGCGTCGTTCCCTGCGAAGAACTGCAAAAACTCCACCAGGCCGTGCTGGTCGGCGATCCGGACGGCGTCCGTTCCCAATCTGAGATTCCCATGGGCGCCGCATAG
- the eboE gene encoding metabolite traffic protein EboE, which translates to MRFRHPDGTTVHLGYCTNVHPAEDVPGVIAQLRRYAHPVRERLGSALLGTGLWLGSTAVREMTADERAVKRLRDVLDELGLETVTLNGFPYEGFQAGVVKRRVYSPDWTGEARLRHTVDLARILARLLPDDVGTGSVSTVPLAWRTPWPDGRAAAAAANLRRLEAELAELEDRTGRRVRVGFEPEPGCVVGTTAQAVRHLPGGSPYLGVCLDACHLAVEFEEPGPAAARLTAAGLPVVKLQASCAVEADRPAAPEQRRALRRFVEPRFLHQTREHGAAAGVDDLAEALDGGLPGARPWRVHFHVPVHADPAAPLRATRDVLRDALAVLLGGERALTSHVEVETYTWAALPSPPAGERALIEGIAAEIDWVRNRLTGLGLTEETT; encoded by the coding sequence GTGCGGTTCCGGCATCCGGACGGCACGACCGTCCATCTCGGGTACTGCACCAACGTCCATCCCGCCGAGGACGTACCGGGCGTCATCGCCCAGCTGCGGCGATATGCCCACCCGGTCCGTGAGCGCCTGGGCAGCGCCCTCCTCGGCACCGGGCTGTGGCTCGGGAGCACCGCCGTCCGGGAGATGACCGCCGACGAGCGCGCGGTGAAACGGCTGCGGGACGTCCTGGACGAGCTCGGCCTCGAGACCGTGACGCTCAACGGCTTCCCGTACGAGGGCTTCCAGGCGGGCGTCGTCAAACGGCGCGTGTACAGCCCGGACTGGACCGGCGAGGCGCGGCTGCGGCACACCGTGGACTTGGCGCGGATCCTCGCCCGGCTCCTCCCGGACGACGTCGGCACCGGAAGCGTCTCCACGGTCCCCCTCGCGTGGCGCACCCCCTGGCCGGACGGCCGCGCCGCCGCGGCGGCGGCGAACCTGCGGCGCCTCGAAGCGGAACTGGCCGAGCTGGAGGACCGGACCGGCCGCCGCGTCCGCGTCGGTTTCGAACCCGAACCCGGCTGCGTCGTCGGGACGACCGCGCAGGCCGTCCGGCACCTTCCCGGCGGGAGCCCGTACCTCGGGGTCTGCCTGGACGCCTGCCACCTCGCGGTGGAGTTCGAGGAGCCCGGACCGGCGGCGGCCCGGCTGACCGCGGCGGGCCTGCCCGTGGTCAAGCTGCAGGCGTCGTGCGCCGTGGAGGCCGACCGCCCGGCGGCACCGGAGCAGCGCCGGGCGCTGCGGCGGTTCGTCGAACCCCGCTTCCTGCACCAGACACGTGAACACGGCGCGGCCGCGGGCGTCGACGACCTCGCGGAGGCGCTGGACGGCGGGCTGCCCGGCGCGCGGCCGTGGCGCGTTCATTTCCACGTGCCGGTGCACGCGGATCCCGCCGCGCCGCTGCGCGCGACCCGGGACGTCCTGCGCGACGCGCTCGCCGTGCTGCTCGGCGGGGAGCGGGCGCTGACCTCCCACGTCGAGGTCGAGACCTACACATGGGCGGCACTGCCGTCCCCGCCCGCCGGGGAGCGGGCGCTCATCGAGGGCATCGCCGCCGAGATCGACTGGGTCCGGAACCGGCTCACCGGGCTCGGGCTCACAGAGGAGACCACATGA
- a CDS encoding EboA domain-containing protein codes for MLTGWTRRLDAALADLGGHWPGTALHDVEADPARIGALFPAAAREYGREPLRGLPGWTADEAVRVRLLLALPARGAALAAALAELYAHGDPAERVAVLRGLAALDAERGLGERGLPLVADALRANDTRLVSAAMGPYAAARLPAAAYRQAVLKCVFVGIPLAAVAGLPDRADAELARMLAGYAAERRAAGRDVPPDIEPIVHRHRTDQG; via the coding sequence GTGCTGACCGGCTGGACGCGGCGGCTGGACGCGGCGCTGGCGGATCTCGGCGGGCACTGGCCGGGCACGGCGCTGCACGACGTGGAGGCCGACCCCGCCCGGATCGGCGCGCTCTTCCCCGCCGCGGCCCGCGAGTACGGGCGCGAACCGCTGCGCGGCCTCCCGGGATGGACCGCCGACGAGGCCGTCCGGGTCCGGCTGCTGCTGGCCCTGCCCGCGCGGGGCGCGGCGCTCGCGGCGGCGCTCGCGGAACTGTACGCGCACGGCGATCCGGCCGAGCGCGTCGCGGTGCTGCGCGGACTCGCGGCGCTGGACGCCGAGCGCGGGCTCGGCGAACGAGGACTGCCCCTGGTGGCGGACGCCCTGCGGGCCAACGACACTCGGCTCGTCTCCGCCGCGATGGGCCCGTACGCCGCCGCCCGCCTGCCCGCGGCCGCCTACCGGCAGGCCGTCCTGAAATGCGTCTTCGTCGGAATTCCGCTCGCGGCGGTGGCCGGTCTGCCGGACCGGGCGGACGCGGAACTGGCACGGATGCTCGCCGGCTACGCCGCGGAGCGCCGCGCGGCCGGCCGCGACGTGCCGCCGGACATCGAGCCCATCGTGCACCGCCATCGAACCGACCAGGGGTGA
- a CDS encoding sugar phosphate isomerase/epimerase family protein — translation MRFAYGTNGFGSHRLDDALAVIADLGYAGVALTLDAGHLDPYAPGLARRVERVASRLDRLGLRTVVETGGRYVLDPRRKHRPTLLDDAPEAARRVDLLRRAVRVAAALNAEAVSFWSGAAPAGLPAEEGWDRLRRGTETVLAEAEARGVVLGFEPEPGMFVEDIAGFERLDAALGRPASFGVTLDIGHCRCLEPGPVPDCVRRVGGRLVNVQIDDMLRGVHEHLEFGAGDIDFPPVLAALARTGYRGLVGVELPRHGHDAPGAAERSLRFLRDAWAAAERGAPTGTGTPC, via the coding sequence ATGAGGTTCGCGTACGGGACCAACGGCTTCGGAAGCCACCGGCTCGACGACGCGCTCGCGGTCATCGCCGACCTCGGCTACGCGGGCGTCGCGTTGACGCTGGACGCCGGCCACCTCGACCCGTACGCCCCCGGCCTCGCACGGCGGGTGGAACGCGTCGCGTCCAGGCTGGACCGGCTCGGCCTCCGGACGGTGGTGGAGACCGGCGGCCGGTACGTCCTGGACCCCCGCCGCAAGCACCGCCCGACGCTGCTCGACGACGCGCCCGAGGCCGCCCGCCGCGTCGACCTGCTGCGCCGCGCCGTCCGGGTCGCCGCCGCGCTGAACGCCGAGGCCGTCTCGTTCTGGAGCGGCGCGGCCCCCGCCGGCCTGCCCGCCGAGGAGGGCTGGGACCGGCTGCGCCGCGGCACCGAGACCGTCCTCGCCGAGGCCGAGGCGCGCGGCGTCGTCCTCGGGTTCGAGCCGGAGCCCGGCATGTTCGTCGAGGACATCGCCGGGTTCGAACGGCTCGACGCGGCGCTCGGCCGGCCCGCCTCGTTCGGCGTCACCCTGGACATCGGGCACTGCCGCTGCCTGGAACCGGGCCCGGTGCCCGACTGCGTCCGCCGCGTCGGCGGCCGGCTGGTGAACGTGCAGATCGACGACATGCTGCGCGGCGTCCACGAACATCTGGAGTTCGGCGCGGGCGACATCGACTTCCCCCCGGTCCTGGCCGCGCTCGCCCGGACCGGCTACCGCGGGCTCGTCGGCGTCGAACTCCCCAGGCACGGCCACGACGCGCCGGGGGCGGCGGAACGGTCGCTGCGGTTCCTGCGGGACGCGTGGGCCGCGGCGGAACGCGGTGCGCCGACCGGGACGGGCACCCCGTGCTGA
- a CDS encoding inositol-3-phosphate synthase, translated as MATATMVGAAAVKAGLTRPVGCVSALPDFGRVDLPGYGDLVFGGHDIAGGSVPKRAEQLVQARVLPQGLPELVEPDLVAADEEIRPGPLRDGAAPRAAVDAMVADLEDFRARHGLDRVVVVNVSSTETPLADPPPPEYLSLAAFRDALAAGTGTFPAGVLAAFAAFTAGCPFVDFTPSTGARPPALAELADRCRVPYAGSDGKTGETLVKSALAPMFARRALRVHAWTGTNLLGGGDGETLADATRAAGKIESKRRVLAEILDHPVDDGVHIHNVPELGEWKTAWDHIAFEGFLGARMTMQITWQGCDSALAAPLVLDLVRFTAAAHRDGRHGPLAELGFFFKDPLGSREHRLERQYETLVRWANGLPGRRS; from the coding sequence GTGGCCACCGCGACCATGGTGGGAGCCGCGGCGGTCAAGGCGGGCCTGACCCGGCCGGTGGGCTGTGTGAGCGCCCTCCCGGACTTCGGCCGGGTGGACCTGCCGGGTTACGGCGACCTGGTGTTCGGCGGCCACGACATCGCCGGCGGCAGCGTGCCGAAGCGCGCGGAGCAGCTCGTCCAGGCCCGGGTGCTCCCGCAGGGACTGCCCGAGCTCGTCGAGCCGGATCTGGTGGCCGCGGACGAGGAGATCCGGCCCGGCCCCCTGCGGGACGGGGCCGCCCCCCGGGCGGCCGTCGACGCCATGGTCGCGGACCTGGAGGACTTCCGCGCCCGGCACGGGCTCGACCGGGTCGTGGTCGTGAACGTCTCTTCGACCGAGACCCCGCTCGCGGACCCGCCGCCGCCCGAGTACCTGTCCCTGGCGGCGTTCCGGGACGCCCTGGCGGCCGGCACCGGCACGTTCCCGGCCGGCGTGCTGGCCGCCTTCGCGGCGTTCACCGCGGGCTGCCCGTTCGTGGACTTCACGCCGTCCACCGGGGCGCGCCCGCCGGCCCTGGCGGAACTGGCGGACCGGTGCCGCGTCCCCTACGCCGGCAGCGACGGCAAGACCGGCGAGACCCTCGTGAAGTCGGCGCTCGCGCCGATGTTCGCCCGGCGCGCGCTGCGCGTCCACGCCTGGACCGGGACCAACCTGCTGGGCGGCGGTGACGGGGAGACGCTGGCGGACGCGACCCGGGCGGCCGGCAAGATCGAGTCGAAGCGGCGCGTGCTGGCGGAGATCCTCGACCATCCGGTGGACGACGGCGTCCACATCCACAACGTGCCCGAACTCGGCGAGTGGAAGACCGCCTGGGACCACATCGCGTTCGAGGGGTTCCTGGGCGCGCGCATGACGATGCAGATCACCTGGCAGGGATGCGACTCGGCGCTGGCCGCCCCGCTCGTCCTGGACCTGGTCCGCTTCACGGCCGCGGCCCACCGGGACGGGCGGCACGGCCCGCTCGCCGAGCTGGGCTTCTTCTTCAAGGATCCGCTCGGCTCCCGCGAGCACCGGCTGGAACGGCAGTACGAGACCCTGGTCCGCTGGGCGAACGGCCTCCCCGGGCGGCGGTCATGA
- a CDS encoding TatD family hydrolase encodes MRIFDPHIHMSSRTTDDYERMYRAGVRAVVEPAFWLGQPRTSAGSFVDYFDALLGWEPFRAAQFGIRHHCTVALNPKEANDPRCRPVLDVLPRYLAKDGVVAVGEIGYDSMTDDEDEVFRIQLGMAADAGLPVLVHTPHRDKPAGTRRSLDLVAAEGVPPEMVLVDHLNELTVAMVERSGCWMGFSVYPDTKMDERRMVSILLEYGTERVLVNSAADWGRSDPLKTRRVGEAMLAAGFTDSDVDTVLWRNPVAFYAQSGRLALDDPADRDLIPAGESTYSGDYSGDYSGDYSGDYAGNSVLRGERAR; translated from the coding sequence TTGCGCATCTTCGACCCGCACATCCACATGAGCTCCCGCACCACCGACGACTACGAACGCATGTACCGGGCGGGCGTCCGGGCCGTGGTGGAACCCGCGTTCTGGCTCGGCCAGCCGCGCACCTCGGCCGGGTCGTTCGTCGACTACTTCGACGCACTGCTCGGCTGGGAGCCGTTCCGGGCGGCGCAGTTCGGGATCCGGCACCACTGCACCGTGGCGCTCAACCCGAAAGAGGCAAACGATCCGCGCTGCCGGCCGGTCCTCGACGTCCTGCCCCGCTACCTCGCCAAGGACGGCGTCGTGGCCGTGGGGGAGATCGGCTACGACTCCATGACCGACGACGAGGACGAGGTGTTCCGGATCCAGCTGGGGATGGCGGCCGACGCCGGTCTGCCCGTGCTCGTCCACACCCCGCACCGCGACAAGCCGGCCGGAACCCGGCGCAGCCTCGACCTCGTCGCCGCCGAGGGCGTCCCGCCCGAAATGGTGCTCGTCGACCATCTGAACGAGCTCACCGTGGCGATGGTCGAGCGGAGCGGCTGCTGGATGGGGTTCTCGGTCTACCCCGACACCAAGATGGACGAGCGGCGGATGGTGTCGATCCTGCTCGAATACGGAACCGAACGCGTCCTGGTGAACTCGGCGGCCGACTGGGGGCGCAGCGACCCGCTGAAGACCCGCCGGGTCGGGGAGGCGATGCTCGCCGCCGGCTTCACCGACTCCGACGTCGACACCGTCCTGTGGCGCAACCCCGTGGCCTTCTACGCGCAGAGCGGCCGGCTCGCCCTCGACGACCCCGCCGACCGGGACCTGATCCCGGCGGGGGAAAGTACCTACTCGGGCGACTACTCGGGCGACTACTCGGGCGACTACTCGGGCGACTACGCGGGCAACTCCGTTCTGCGCGGCGAGCGGGCCCGCTGA